Proteins co-encoded in one Marmota flaviventris isolate mMarFla1 chromosome 9, mMarFla1.hap1, whole genome shotgun sequence genomic window:
- the LOC114088832 gene encoding olfactory receptor 8G50-like, with protein sequence MAEGNYSIVTEFILAGLTDKPELQLPLLLFFVGIYVFTVVGNLGMITLIGLSSHLHTPMYYLLSNLSFIDLCQSTVIVPKMLVNFGMEKNIISYPECMTQLYFFIVFAIAECHMLSAMAYDRYVAICNPLLYNVTMSNQVCSWMVVGVYSMGLICATVHTTCMLRVFFCKDDMINHYFCDLFPLLELSCSSTFINEVVGLSSSAFNIFFPTMTILSSYIFIIASILHIRSTEGRYKAFSTCSSHVSAVALFFGSLAFMYLQPSSVSSMDQGKVSSVFYTIIVPMLNPLIYSLRNKDVKVALSKLLGNKSF encoded by the coding sequence atggcAGAAGGAAATTATTCTATCGTAACTGAGTTCATCCTGGCTGGATTAACAGACAAACCAGAGCTCCAGCTgcccctccttctcttctttgtaGGAATCTATGTGTTCACAGTGGTGGGGAACCTGGGCATGATCACACTGATTGGGCTCAGCTCTCACctgcacacccccatgtactaTCTCCTCAGCAATCTCTCCTTCATTGATCTCTGTCAATCCACTGTGATTGTCCCCAAAATGCTGGTCAACTTTGGAATGGAGAAAAACATCATCTCCTACCCCGAATGCATGACTCAACTctactttttcattgtttttgcaATTGCAGAGTGTCACATGTTGTCTGCAATGGCATATGACCGCTATGTTGCCATCTGTAACCCCTTGCTTTACAATGTTACCATGTCTAATCAAGTCTGTTCCTGGATGGTAGTTGGGGTGTATAGCATGGGCTTGATTTGTGCTACAGTTCACACAACCTGCATGCTAAGAGTGTTTTTCTGTAAGGATGATATGATAAACCATTACTTCTGTGATCTTTTTCCTCTACTAGAGCTCTCCTGCTCCAGTACATTTATAAATGAGGTGGTAGGTCTGTCCTCAAGTGCATTTAATATCTTTTTCCCAACCATGACAATCCTTAGCTCCTACATCTTCATCATAGCCAGCATCCTGCACATTCGCTCTACCGAAGGCAGGTACAAAGCCTTCAGCACCTGCAGCTCCCACGTCTCAGCTGTCGCTCTCTTCTTTGGTTCTCTAGCATTCATGTACCTGCAGCCATCATCAGTCAGCTCCATGGACCAAGGGAAAGTGTCCTCTGTGTTTTACACTATTATTGTTCCCATGCTAAACCCTCtgatctacagcctgaggaataaGGATGTCAAAGTGGCCCTAAGTAAACTCCTTGGAAATAAAAGTTTCTGA